One genomic segment of Candidatus Woesearchaeota archaeon includes these proteins:
- a CDS encoding putative DNA modification/repair radical SAM protein, whose amino-acid sequence MNTLQKVGILGDSAKWDSCASSASPRKIKTNDRIGNAAGCGICHSFTEDGRCISLWKTLYSNACSFDCKYCPNSAGCNINKARFGPEEFARVFMSLYVRNYVEGLFISSAVEKDADRTTESMIGAVELIRNKYKFQGYIHFKVLPGTNYDLIKHASDFSDRMSVNLEAPNKSRMSEISSVKDYKTDILRRQAWLKRMKIPSGQTTQLVVGGSGETDLEILKMIDWEYKNIGLKRGYYSAFSPVPKTPLQFKDKTPLAREKRLYNIDFMLRKYDIPLNEFREIMDNGMLPGIDPKLALARKHFDSGIDLNEAGWNELIRVPGIGPRSAHRILELRKSRVKLKKKEQLKNIGVVLKRALPFIEIDGKRQRMLIEY is encoded by the coding sequence ATGAACACACTGCAAAAAGTCGGCATACTTGGGGATTCAGCTAAATGGGACAGCTGTGCGAGCTCTGCATCTCCGAGGAAGATAAAGACCAATGACAGGATTGGAAATGCTGCAGGCTGCGGCATATGCCATTCCTTTACTGAGGACGGGAGATGCATTTCACTGTGGAAAACGCTTTATTCCAATGCCTGCTCATTTGACTGCAAATACTGCCCCAACTCGGCAGGGTGCAACATAAATAAGGCAAGATTCGGGCCTGAAGAGTTTGCCAGGGTTTTTATGTCCCTTTATGTCAGGAATTATGTAGAAGGATTGTTTATCAGCTCTGCTGTGGAGAAGGATGCTGACAGGACAACAGAGAGCATGATAGGCGCTGTGGAGCTTATCAGGAACAAATACAAGTTCCAGGGATATATCCATTTTAAAGTGCTGCCCGGAACAAATTATGACCTGATTAAGCACGCTTCTGATTTTTCCGACAGGATGTCTGTAAATCTTGAAGCCCCGAACAAATCAAGGATGAGCGAGATAAGCTCTGTCAAGGATTATAAGACAGACATATTGAGAAGGCAGGCATGGCTTAAGAGGATGAAAATTCCATCAGGCCAGACAACACAGCTTGTTGTGGGGGGAAGCGGCGAGACAGATTTGGAGATATTGAAAATGATTGACTGGGAATATAAGAATATTGGCCTTAAGAGGGGATATTATTCTGCTTTCTCGCCTGTGCCGAAGACTCCACTGCAGTTCAAGGACAAAACACCCCTGGCAAGGGAAAAGCGCCTTTATAACATAGATTTTATGCTCAGGAAATATGATATCCCGCTGAATGAGTTCAGGGAAATAATGGATAATGGGATGCTGCCGGGAATAGACCCTAAATTAGCCCTTGCGAGAAAACATTTTGATTCCGGCATTGACCTGAATGAAGCGGGCTGGAATGAGCTGATAAGAGTGCCGGGGATAGGGCCAAGAAGCGCACATCGCATATTAGAGCTGCGGAAAAGCCGTGTGAAACTTAAGAAAAAAGAGCAGCTTAAGAATATAGGTGTTGTGCTGAAGAGAGCGCTGCCTTTTATAGAGATAGATGGAAAAAGGCAGAGGATGCTGATTGAATATTGA